The following DNA comes from Candidatus Methylomirabilota bacterium.
CGGACGGCGTGCCCGATGTCCCACCCGGTGCCCTCGATCCCGAGCGCGGAGGCCCGGCGCCGCCGGTCGCGGGCGGCCTCGGACATGCCGCGCCCGTACACCATCGGGGTATACACGGGACCGGGAGCGACGCAGTTGACCCGGATGCCCTCGGCGCCGTGATCGACCGCCATGGCCCGCGTCAGCGCGATGACGGCGCCCTTGGAGACCGAGTAGGCGGTGAGGCCGCGCGGGCGCAGGGCGGAGATCGACGACACGTTGACGATGGCGCCGCCCCCGGCCCGGCGCATGGCGGGGATGGCGTGCTTGGCGGCGTGGAACATGCTATCGACGTTGACCTGCATGACACGGCGCCAGCTCTCCTCGGTCTCGTCGACCACGGAGCCGCGGCTGCCGATGCCGACGTTGTTGTCGAGCAGGTCCAGTCGGCCGAACCGGTCGAGCGCTGCCTTGACCATGGCCGCGCAGTCGGCCGCCCGCGTCACGTCGGCCTCGAGCGCCATGGCCTCGCCCCCGCCCTCGCCGATCATCTCCACGGTGCGCTTGGCCAGCGCACCCTCCCGATCGACGACCACCACGCGCGCCCCCGCCTTGGCGAGGAGGATGGCCGCCGCGCGGCCGTTGCCGATGCCCTCGCCGGCCGCGCCGCCCCCCGTGACGACGGCCACCTTGCCGTCGAGTCCCCACCCATCCGGCACGTCGAGAGCCACGTTCGTTCCTCCTCCGGCCCTGCCGTGAGGCGCGACGTCCGCTAACGGCCGAGCGCCGCGGGGTTCGCGACGTTGATCGGGTTGCCGTTCGCGTAAGCGAGGATCTGATCGAAGATCGTCGTAAACATGTGCTCGAGCCCATCGCGCTCCACGTATCCCAGGTGGGGCGCGCAGATCACGTTGTCCATCTTCAGCAACGGATGCTGGCCGCCGAGCACCGGCTCTTCCTCGTAGACGTCGACCGCCGCCATCCCCGGCCGCCCCGCCCGCAAAGCCGCCTCCAGCACCCCCGGCGCGATCAGGCCAGCCCGGCTGGTGTTGACGATGAGCGCCGTCGGCTTCATCCGCGCCAGATCGTCAGCGGTGACGATGCCGCGGGTCGCGTCGATCAGCCGCAGGTGCAGCGAAACCACGTCCGATTCCGCGAACAGCGCCGCCTGGCTCGGCGCCACGGCAAAGCCGTCGGCGCGGGCCTTGCTGATCGACGCCTCGCGCCCCCACGCCAGCACGTTCATGCCGAATGCCTTGCCGTAGCCGGCCACGACCGCGCCGATCTTGCCGTAGCCGAAGATCCCGAGCGTCTTGCCCCGCAGGCCGATGCCGATGGGGTACGCCTGCCACTTCCCGGCCCGGAGCGCCGCCATTTCTTGAGGGATGCGCCGGAAGGCGGCGATGATCAGCCCCCAGGTCAGCTCGGCCGTCGCGTAGGAGGGCCGGCCGGGACCGGTCAGCGCCGACACGATCACGCCGCGCCGCGTGCAGGCGTCCACGTCGATATGCGGATAGACGCCGGCCTGGCTGATCAGCCGAAGCTTGTCCAGGCGCTCCAGCAGGGGCGCCCGGATCGGTGTGCGCTCGCGGATCAGCACCAGCGCCTCGGTGTCCTTGAGCCGCCCGGCCAGCGTGTCCACGTCCTTGGTGTGGTCGTTCCAGATCGTCACGTGGTGGCCGGCGACCTTGCCGTAGCAGTTCAGCGTGCGGACCGTGTCCTGATAGTCGTCGAGGATGGTGATGTTCATGAGGGCCTCGGGTCCTCTCTAGGGCAGGAAGTTGTCGACCGGGACGGACGCCCCGGGCGCCGCCAGCGGCGTGAGCGTCTCGCCTGGCCGCACGACCTGCACCGCGCGGTACCTGAAGCGGCCGCGTGCATCCGGGCCTGGCTCCCGGTGAACTTCGATCACGCGGTCGACGAGGTTCACGATCCAGTAGTCGGCGATCCCGGCTCGCGCGTAGATGCGCGCCTTCGGGCCGCGGTCGAGGGCAAGGCTCGATTCGGCGACCTCCACGACGAGGTCGGCGGTCGTCGGGTGCCCGGCCGGAGCGTCTCGCGGCGTTCCTCGCAGCACGACGACAGCCGGCTCGGGCGCCGAATCGCGGCCCAGCGCCAGGGGCAGCTGGACGCGCACCCGCCAGCCGCGCCCGAACGCCAGGCGGAGCGCGTCGGTACCCAGCTCGACGGCCCGGGCGTGAGGGTCGTGTTGTGGCTCGGCGACAACGAGACGGCCCTCGACCAGCTCGATCGGATCATCCTCGCGCAGGAGGCCCACCTCGATGAGCCGATCGTATTCGTGGCGGGTCCAGCGCCGGGTCCTGACGCGCAGTGCGCCCATCGCGCCGCTACGGTAGCTGGCCAGTCGGGCTGTCGTCAACGGTGTCGGCGAGATACACGCCACATGCTATCCTGCCGGGGCTCGCAAAGGAGCGACTCATGAAGGTCGGCATCTTCATAACGAACCAGAATCCTCTGGGCAGCGACATGGTCTCCGCCCTGGAAGACCAGTACGTGATGGCCCGCCTGGCTCGCGATCGCGGCTGGGATGCCATCGCCACCGGCCAGCACTACCTCAGCGAAGGGATGAGCCAGGTGCAGCTCATCCCGTTCTTGGCCCGCCTCGCCGCCGAGGCGGACCACATGACCGGCGTCGCCGGGATCCTGCTCCTGGGCCTGCACAACCCGGTCGAGGTGGCCGAGTGCATGGCCTCGCTCGACGCCATCTGGCGGGGCAACTTCGTCTTCGGCGTGGGTCTGGGCTATCGCGACGTCGAGTTCGACGCCTTCAAGGTGCCGCGAGGCCAGCGCGTGCGCCGCTTCGAGCAGTGTCTGGACGTCGTCCGGCGACTGTGGACCGAGGACAAGGTGACGGTCGACAACGACGTCTGCACCCTGTCGAACGTCACCCTGACGTGCCGGCCCGTCCAGCGCCCCCATCCTCCGATCTGGATCGCCGCCAACAGCGACGAGGCCGTCCGGCGGGCGGCGCGGCTGGGGGATGCCTGGTTCGTGAACCCGCACGCCACCATGGCCACGAACAAGCGGCAGATGGCCGTGTACCGGGCGGAACTGGCCCGCCTGGGCAAGCCGCTCCCGCGCGTGCGCCCGCTCATCAAGGAGATCTTCTGCGCCAGGGACACCGCCACCGCGCTGGAGATGGCCGGTCCCTATCTCGCCAGCAAATACAAGGCCTACGCGGCCTGGGGGCAAGACGCGGTCATGCCGAGCGGTGAGACCTTCCAGCAGCCCTTCGAATCGCTCCTGCGCGACAGGTTCGTGCTGGGCAGCCCCCAGGAGTGCTTTGCCCAGCTACGGCCGTGCTGGGAGGAGCTGGGGACGAACTTCCTCTTCTTCCGCACCCACTGGAGCGGCATGCCGCTCGGGCACGCGCTCGCCAGCATGCGCCTGATCAGCGACGAGCTGCTGCCGGCGCTCCGCCAGATCACGCCGGGAGATTGAAGGGCCGGCGCGGCGAGCCGGCCCAATGCAGGCTGGCCGCCCGTGCCGCAAGCGATAGACATTCGACAATCGATTGTCGACGGCTTATCATCCCGCCCGACGCATGAGGCTGGTCGATCTCTCACATCCCTGGAACATGCACACGCCCGGCTGGATCGGCTACCCGGGCTCCAAGATCTACTACACGCAGACGCTGCAGACCAACCGCATCGTGTCGCAGCGGGTGGAGACCTCACTGCACGTGGGCACCCACCTCGACGGCCCCATGCATGCCGCCGATGGCGCCGGCGACATCGCCTCCCTGCCCCTCACCAAGCTGGTGCACGAAGGCGTGATCGTCGACGTGTCCGACGCGGTGGAGGACTGGAGCATCATCACGCCCAAGCACATCACCGACCGGATGGAGGTGAAGCGCGGCGACATCCTGATCCTCCACACCGGCTATCACCGCTACTACGAGGGCAAGCCCCAGCAAGATCTCACCCGGTACTTCTGCATGCATCCGGGGGGCACTCGCGAACTGGCCCAGTGGATGCACGACATGCGGATCGCCTGGTGGGGCGTCGACGCCGGCTCCGGCGACCACCCGATGAACACCACCATCCGATACATGCGGCCCGACCTCACGCGCCGGTTCGAGGAGAAGGTGGGCCGCTCGGTGCGTGACTACTTCGGGGAGTACGAGTACCGCCACCACAAGAGCGGGCGCCTGGTGACGGAAGAGATCTTCCCCATGCACTACCTGGCCTTCCCGGAGGGCTGCGTCCACGCCGAGAACGTGGGCGGCGACATCGAGAAGGTCCTGAACACGCGCTGCATCATCGGGGCCTTCCCCTGGAAGTTCGAGGGAGGCGAGGCCTGCCCGTGCCGAATCCTGGCCTTCCTCGACGTCGGCCCCCTCACGGTGGAAGAGGTCCGCGAGGCCGTCGGCAAGAAATCGAGCTAGCGGGCGCCGCGCGGCGGGCGCGGGCCGAAGAGGACACGATGCGGCTCACCGTGGCTGACGCCATCTCTCCCTCCTACTTCGTGGCCCTCGCTGCCGTTCAGCTGGGATTCTTCCAACAGGAAGGCATCGAGACGGAGTTCGTGTTCTCGCCGCCGAATCCATCGCAGGCCCTGAAGGACGGGGCCATCGACTTCTTCGGCGGCTCTCCCTACACCGGCCTGCGGGCCTTCCCCGGCTGGCGGGGCGGCGTCCTCCTGTGCGCTCTTTCCCACTACAACTACTGGTTCCTGGCCGTCCGCTCCGACATCAAATGCGAACGGGGCGACGTCAGTGCGGTGAAAGGATTACGCCTGAGCGCGTCGGCCGACCCCGGCCTGACGATGAAGCGGGTGCTCGAGGAAGCGGGCCTCGACCTCCAGCGAGATAACGTCCGGATCGTCCCCAGTCCCCGGCGCACCAGCCCGAACTGGGCCTGGGATGGAGTCGATGCCATCGAGCAGGGCGTCTCAGATGGCTATTGGGGCAACGGCCTGCGGGCGGACCTGGGCGTGAAGCGGGGCATCGCCAAGATCCTGCTCGACGTGCGCCGGGGCGACGGCCCGCCCGCGGCCCGGCACTGGACGTTCCCGGCGCTCGCGACCACGGAGCGGCTGGTCAAGGAGCATCCGGACATCGCCGCAGCGGCCGTGCGGGCGATCGTGAAGACTCAGCGGGCGCTTCGGGCCGACCCGCAGCTGGCCGCGAAGGCCGCCCAACGTCTGTTTCCCGCCGAGGAGGCGACGCTCATCGCCTACGAGGTGGCACGGGATGCGCCCTTCTACAACCCGACCATTACCGAGGAGATGGTCGCCCATATCAGCCGGTTCGCCCGCGAGATCGGCGCCCTGGAAGGGGAGGTCCGGTACGGCGAACTGGTCGCGACCCAGTTCGCCCCTCTCTGGCAGGGGTAGGGTCCGGTGCAAAGCCCGGCGCAGGCGAAGTTTCGTCTGGAGTACGGCGCCCGCCTCGTGGTCAGCTGCTCGAGCTGCCTGCTGCGGCCGAGCGACGCGGATTCTGCCCGGTGGAGGCGGAGGCCCGTTTTCTGGGCGGCGGCCTCGACTTCGGGCCAGTGCTCGATCCAATGCGAGGCAGGTTGGTAGAGAACGCTGACGTAAGAAAGTCCAGGGATCAGTTCCTTCAGCAATTCGAGCCGCCGCGCGGTGGCTTCCGGCGCGAAGTAGATGGCGCCGGTCGTGTAGCCTCCCGGACGATCCAGAGCCGCACGGTGTTACGATCAAGTCGACCTGCGAGCGGATCAACTCGGCAGCGATCCGGATACCTCGCGATCTGGCCATCGGCCCAGCGATACAAGATCGAGATGATCCGGCTTTCCAGCCCGGGTGAGTGGAACCCGACGGAACCCGACTCGGGGCACCTTTTCTGGCTGCTGGGCCTCGGCCGCGAGCGGTATCGCAAGAGGTCGAGCGGCAAGCGTCACCGGGGCCATGGCCGGCAGGACGATACGACAGCCGTCCTTCTCGTATTGACGCT
Coding sequences within:
- a CDS encoding SDR family NAD(P)-dependent oxidoreductase, whose protein sequence is MALDVPDGWGLDGKVAVVTGGGAAGEGIGNGRAAAILLAKAGARVVVVDREGALAKRTVEMIGEGGGEAMALEADVTRAADCAAMVKAALDRFGRLDLLDNNVGIGSRGSVVDETEESWRRVMQVNVDSMFHAAKHAIPAMRRAGGGAIVNVSSISALRPRGLTAYSVSKGAVIALTRAMAVDHGAEGIRVNCVAPGPVYTPMVYGRGMSEAARDRRRRASALGIEGTGWDIGHAVRFLLSEQARYITGHVLVVDGGTSLTAPARDSR
- a CDS encoding D-2-hydroxyacid dehydrogenase family protein — encoded protein: MNITILDDYQDTVRTLNCYGKVAGHHVTIWNDHTKDVDTLAGRLKDTEALVLIRERTPIRAPLLERLDKLRLISQAGVYPHIDVDACTRRGVIVSALTGPGRPSYATAELTWGLIIAAFRRIPQEMAALRAGKWQAYPIGIGLRGKTLGIFGYGKIGAVVAGYGKAFGMNVLAWGREASISKARADGFAVAPSQAALFAESDVVSLHLRLIDATRGIVTADDLARMKPTALIVNTSRAGLIAPGVLEAALRAGRPGMAAVDVYEEEPVLGGQHPLLKMDNVICAPHLGYVERDGLEHMFTTIFDQILAYANGNPINVANPAALGR
- a CDS encoding Uma2 family endonuclease yields the protein MACISPTPLTTARLASYRSGAMGALRVRTRRWTRHEYDRLIEVGLLREDDPIELVEGRLVVAEPQHDPHARAVELGTDALRLAFGRGWRVRVQLPLALGRDSAPEPAVVVLRGTPRDAPAGHPTTADLVVEVAESSLALDRGPKARIYARAGIADYWIVNLVDRVIEVHREPGPDARGRFRYRAVQVVRPGETLTPLAAPGASVPVDNFLP
- a CDS encoding LLM class flavin-dependent oxidoreductase yields the protein MKVGIFITNQNPLGSDMVSALEDQYVMARLARDRGWDAIATGQHYLSEGMSQVQLIPFLARLAAEADHMTGVAGILLLGLHNPVEVAECMASLDAIWRGNFVFGVGLGYRDVEFDAFKVPRGQRVRRFEQCLDVVRRLWTEDKVTVDNDVCTLSNVTLTCRPVQRPHPPIWIAANSDEAVRRAARLGDAWFVNPHATMATNKRQMAVYRAELARLGKPLPRVRPLIKEIFCARDTATALEMAGPYLASKYKAYAAWGQDAVMPSGETFQQPFESLLRDRFVLGSPQECFAQLRPCWEELGTNFLFFRTHWSGMPLGHALASMRLISDELLPALRQITPGD
- a CDS encoding cyclase family protein, whose protein sequence is MRLVDLSHPWNMHTPGWIGYPGSKIYYTQTLQTNRIVSQRVETSLHVGTHLDGPMHAADGAGDIASLPLTKLVHEGVIVDVSDAVEDWSIITPKHITDRMEVKRGDILILHTGYHRYYEGKPQQDLTRYFCMHPGGTRELAQWMHDMRIAWWGVDAGSGDHPMNTTIRYMRPDLTRRFEEKVGRSVRDYFGEYEYRHHKSGRLVTEEIFPMHYLAFPEGCVHAENVGGDIEKVLNTRCIIGAFPWKFEGGEACPCRILAFLDVGPLTVEEVREAVGKKSS
- a CDS encoding ABC transporter substrate-binding protein; translated protein: MRLTVADAISPSYFVALAAVQLGFFQQEGIETEFVFSPPNPSQALKDGAIDFFGGSPYTGLRAFPGWRGGVLLCALSHYNYWFLAVRSDIKCERGDVSAVKGLRLSASADPGLTMKRVLEEAGLDLQRDNVRIVPSPRRTSPNWAWDGVDAIEQGVSDGYWGNGLRADLGVKRGIAKILLDVRRGDGPPAARHWTFPALATTERLVKEHPDIAAAAVRAIVKTQRALRADPQLAAKAAQRLFPAEEATLIAYEVARDAPFYNPTITEEMVAHISRFAREIGALEGEVRYGELVATQFAPLWQG